The Lolium rigidum isolate FL_2022 chromosome 2, APGP_CSIRO_Lrig_0.1, whole genome shotgun sequence genomic interval TTTCCTAAATTACATGTCATGTATTTTGGGACCGAAGTAGTATATGGTATGCCCATTTCAAAATTGAGAACTATATGTGATAATGACATCCCTAGTTCTAGCTAGACTTAAAAGAAAAATATCATTGCTTTTCATCTGGATGTTGTGTGAGCCTGATggagagaggaagatgaagcATGACAGGGAGGAACACTCAAAGGAGAAGTAACATGATGATGCTATATTTTCAAGTTCTTAATTGAATGGTCTTAACTATCAGTTCTGGGTGAAGAAAAAGAAGAATTTAGCCTAAATGCTAAAGGCTATGAGGCAACCACCATGTTAAAACAATATATGATACTTCAAATATTACAATGCAATATTGGCTATTGAATGGGTGTATATTTATTTTTATGTGATCTACTCTGAATAAAATAGAAAGGTTGATGTCATCGAATCATTAGAGTATACCCCATGTTACCATGTAGGTGATTCTCCCACTTTACTAAACTATTTTCGACAATGTAACTTTGTAACATGTTTTGACTCTAGTGGATACACACAATCATATAAGACCCACACTTCTTCCTAGTTTACTGAATTGTTTCAAGAATATTTTTATAATAAGTTTTGCTGTCAGAGGATATACGCATTCTGATAAGATTGCGGTTCAAGTCCTGAATCTCTCACTATATTAAATAATTTCCATACCGTGGAGACTATATGCTATAAAATAAGACATGATCAAATCTTGAGACTATATGCTATAAAATAATATAATTTAGTACATTTTCACATTAAAGATATATATTGTCAAAAAGATAGCGTAATATTTGCAAGTGATGATTAATTATGTTAATATGCTGCTAACTTAAGTTAATTAAGACCCAAAATCCTTTTTGTGCCAACATCCCCATttatcttctttcttttttgagtTTCAGAAATGGGCACTTCACCTCATCACCATCCAGATGTAAAATTTTCTCTATAATGATTTTGAGGGACACGTAAACCTTCAGTTAGCAAACTGGAAAATATTTTTTAAGAAGAAAGAATTCCGGGGACTAGGTGTACCTGAGGATCTAGCTAATGTCAATCTTTGTCTCCTTATTTTATGGATTAAAATATGTTCTAGGGATGAAGGAAAACTTTGGAGAACTTCAGTTGCTGCCAAATATAACACATGCAACACGAATATCTTCTAGGTGAAGCTGGATGAATTTCACAAttttggaaggtgtgatgcgtacattgtAGAATATTAGATTTGGTTATAGGTGGAAAATAGTAAAAAGTGTAAAAGTTATACTTTGGGAAGACacattgtgtggtacttccccatAGAAATTAAGTTCTTTGAACTATATGTCTTGTGCCACAAACAGTAAAAGACTGTCGAAAAGATTTGGAATTGTAGTAACCTTAGGTTCACTTTTAGGAGGAATTTTGCTGACTCGTGTGCAAAAATGGTATGAATTGGAAAGTATTACTACTAGCATCTCTTCCTCTGCTGATAGTGATGCTCTAAGTTGGCAATATGAAAGTAATGCGGAGTATGTTTCATCATCCCTTTATGATGTTCTTAATTTTGGTGGAGTCACACCCATGTTTGTCCTTGATGTTTGGCAATTCCTTATTCCTCCCGGAGTACACGTTTTCTTCTTCTGTCTCAGAACATTTTGATGACTAGAGATAACATGATGAAAAGAAATTTGAACAAACCTGAATGTTGCATTTCATGTGCTGAAAATGAATCAATCCATCACTTGTTCTTTCGCTACATTCTACCTATACAGATTTGGCAAATCATTCTGTTTTTTCATGTTTGTTTAGAAATGATTACTTGTCAATTGCCAATTGGGTAGATAACAGAAAACATACAGTTTTAAATTCAGTATGTGATGCTACTCTCTAGTGTATATATCTAGAAAGTTAGGAATGATATGATCTTTAACGGTTAAATTTGGCTGAATTTGCACCAAATTTTGAGAATGATCTTGCATTCATTCAATAGATGAATGATCATATTCAAGGACCACTTGTCTGCAACCATAGACCAAATCTATGGATATGTGATGCTGATCCTGGAGGGGAATTTCGAATTGACAAGTGACAATTGACAATTGACTAAAGGGCTCAAAGTTCTCACTAGCAAGGATCCCCCCTAAAGATGAGTATTGTGATCACATCTCTCTCGTTGCCAAGAAGCCGGTGATGCAAGTTACCTGGACCAATTTGGCATCGATCTTGAAGCTACTTCGATCATATCACATTTTTAGATGCTTTTGTTGAGCCGGTGTGGATGCACCTATAGGATTTGTGTATATAAGGTGTAGTTTCGTGTTTCCAACTTGAACTCCAATTATCCGTTTGTGCCATTAGGCCTTTAAACCCTCTCGAACATGCTTGTGTGCTGTAAAACCAGACATGTGTTTATGTGGGTTTCGTAGATTTATCAATGGAGCCAGGATGGTGATCCCTTTAATCAAAAAAAATCTAGTACTTTACGATAGTATGACTGACCATGTTTCCGTGTGTGTGTTCCCCTTACCCCTAAAGTTTATATCTCAGTTTGACTACCAAAATTCCAAGAACATGGCTAGATAGATGGAGGATAATGGTTTAGGATAAGGGTTTTACTTACGCGAGCGTGGATGGTGAACATGCTCCGGGCGTTATCACACGAGATCCCAGATGTGACCACATCGATGTTGTGCTTCTCGAGCACGGCTATCACCATAGGCAGCACGCTCCGGCGCCGCGCCACACACACGCTGATGTATGCATCATTTCCTGACAGACTCAGCACGACGTTAGGCCCAGACCACGTCTGTAGCCCCACTGGCGCTGGAGCCGCGGTCACCGCGCCCACAGTTATAGGTGGAGTTGGCGCCGCTCCTGTGGGCCCAATCCCAGCAACTGGTAGTGCTACCGGCATAGGTGCCCCCCGGTCTGTAAGCGCTAGCGCCACTGCAGAAGATGAGACCCCATCATTGGTTGCGGTGCCAATCTTTCCTTGTGCCAGCTGCATCTCCAgcttctgcttctcaagctcgctTAGCGTCTCCTCCAGACTCTTGATGTAGTGTATAGCTTCCATCACTATGCTCGATTTATCAACCTGAAACACAAAAAACTAGTTAGGATCTTCATCTGCATCCACAAAGATCTAACATATGAGTAAATCATAATAGCATCACCTTGTCAGGAAGGGTGGGGAGGAGTCCATGCAACTTGGTGAACATCTCGCTCATCCGTTTCCTTCTCTCGCGCTCCGTGATGATGTGCAATTCTCTGTCACCATGGCGGCCTCGTGATCTTCCATGTTTGGCAGCAGCTATGACATGTGGAGTGTTGATCTTACCCTTAGATCTAACAccctcatcttctccttctaTCTTTATGACACTCTTCCCCTTGTCAATAGAACTCACAATCACCGGATGGTTGCTTCTCTTGGACTCATCGCTACCGTTGTCGTTCTTACCGGGACTCATGGAGTCGGAGCTGGTTGCCGGTGGtgcgttgtggttgttgttgtcggAGTCCTGAGCCATAACACTAAACAAAGCACTAAGTAAAGTGTATGAAGTTCAGATCTGGGGAGAAGAAGTCGTCCTTTGCTGGCTTTAAGAAATGATGCGCCAGCTTTTGCGTCTTCTCGGAAGATTGAAAATATCAGCGTGTTTTATGTTTGTCAGGATGTATAAAATTAATTACCATAAGTATTCTGCGAGAACTTTTTCTTTCTCTCTATCTCCAAAGTATTGCTGCCAAAAATGTGTGACACCTCTTAGCTAGCTGGCTCACGCTAATATTGGCACATTCATTGAATTTACATCCTACTCATTTATTTCAGTAAAATATGGAAGCAACACACGCAATCTTTTCTGTGATCTCCATTCTTATTTCTGAGTTGGATGATTAGCAATTATGCACTACCTAGTACCGCTTCATAATCCATGTATACTTAGTAGAATTTAATAAAATCGCAATAATAAAGACTTCGTCTAAATCACCATTTTCAACTGATACTACATCCTTCTCAGCTTTCAGACATATTTATGCATTCTAATATATCAGTCTCTATAGACTGGATTATCTTGATTCACACTTACTGAAATGCATATAATCGATGGCCAGAGGTTGCACAGCAACTCCATTCTCCATAAAACTGGCAGAACGGGTTCACACAGTTCATGATCTCAATTTAAACAACAAACTCCATGTACTCTCTCTGTTTCACCCAGAAAGTTATACATAATTTATTTaagtttaaatgtatctagacactaaataacaTCTATATAAATCGAAATTTTGCCAGACAAATTCCATGGGACACAGGGGTACAAGAATACAAAGTTTGTTAAGAGCAGCATTTTGGGCATGAATGGGATCCAACTTCTTGACACCTTTTTGTACGTATCCCACAAGACACAATGGCGTATTTAATTAACGGCGGAAGGCTTTCTCCTTTTCAATTCACCTTGCGTGTTAGTATAATAAGCTTGCAAGTACAGGCAAATATTACACGTGGACGAGGAACTAAGACAGAAACACATAAAGTGTTAGCCTTTTTCAACGAAAATTTACATGGGCTTTTGGTCAGGCAGGCTTCGGCCCACGCATTGCCCCGCGGCTCCCGTTCCTGgctggtcctctgtttctgacGCTGGTCTCTGGCCGGGGTGCCACTATGCCGGTCGACAAAAGATGCAACAATCTAGTCTCTATACCGCTTAGATCATCTCTATAACTCTTCGTTGGTGTGCGCGGTTGGAGATGAAGGGTTTTGGTGCCCAAGAGGCAAAGGAATATTTATTATCACCAATCCATGttgatgataatgtttatataccatgattATTGTATTACCCGGAAACATAATACATGTGTGGAATATGAACACAAtgtgtccctagtatgcctctataTTAGTTCGTGAAATAAGTGTTGGTTATTTGTTTTCATTGCCATGGACATAGTGTCACTTATTAGCGAGGTCATATTATTAAAGAGAATAATATGATGGACATTACCTAATCAAAGCGTAGTAATTGATCGTGTTATATAGTTCTAATTGCGAAGGTTTCCCGTTGTCATCAATACtattcctttgaccatgagattatACAACTCTCAAGTATTGGAAAAATCCATAGCTTTTTGCAAACGTCACTTCGTTATTGGGTGATCATAAAGCTATCTCGCATGTATTCTATAAGATACTTGCTGGGTTGAATgttatcaagagtgggatttgtccatgcaAGTAACAGAAAGAtattctctgggccctctcggtaatACGCactcaatctcttgcaataccgtGACTAGGTCACATGAGGGTGCGTTATTACGACGAGAAAAGAGTACTTACCGATAACGAGAAAAGAATAAGGTATGAAGGTACCAACGATCAAATCTCGGGTAACTAAGATATCGCAGCACATGGGAATTATATTTGAATGACATAAGTGGTCCATTCGATAAGATCGTCGTTTAATATGTGGGGGTTAATATGGTTCTTCAGATCCCTCTATTAACCATTGGATATGGACATAGTCATGTCCACATAATCGCGAACCcgtagggtcacacacttaaggttcgacgcCGCTAGGGATAGAGAGATATCAAGTGTTGTGTTTTCTGTCTCTCTAATGAATTCGGGGATATCAAGGATGGGTTCAAAAGGGTGACAAACCTATTGCAACATACATGGGAAGTATCGGAATGGTTCCGTAAAGTTCTGAATTTTTAAGTTGTACCGGAAAGTTCCGGAAGGGGGAACCCACCTAGCctagggccaggtggggcccagCCGCACGCCAAGTGGGCCGGCCGGCTGGCCATCGTTGACAAGTGGGAGACGAAAATTCCTCTCTCCACTTGGTTTGGAAGTGGGAGGGAGGAGCTTTCCTTTTCCTATTCCATATCACTTGGGGACTTCCTTGTTTGGTTCCAATATGAGTTTGACAAGGTTTGACCGAGAGTCCAATTAGGATTCATAGATCCTATGGCCTCTCGGGTCCGATCCTTTATATACGGGAGCCCCAGGGCTGGCACAACATCACAAGTCCACAAGAGCCACGCTGCCCCGAGCTCCCCATGCCCAGAGCCGCCTCCGCCCGCCGCACGATGCCGGCCACCTCGCCGCTATCGGCTGTCGCCAGTCCTTGTCGGGTCCTCCTTCGTCCTTTGCCGTTTACCTCCGTTGGTCCTCGGACCTCTGCCGGTGATCGCCAGAATCTCGCCAGAACACTAATTCCAGCAAACTCCGAAAAGATAGTCCGGGTGAAGCCCTGCCGGATTTGCACCAAGTTCATCATCACACCATCGTGACGTCGGAGTGATCTCTCTACCTCGACTCCAACTTGCTGGAACAAGAAGGAGCCGACATCGTCAAGTCGTATGTGTGCATCACGGTGGAGCCACCGCACAAGCGACAGACTTGATCAAGTTGGATCGCCAAAATTGAACGGATCGTgattgcctacatcaacaccaacCGTTAAACTTCCACAACCAATTTGCAACGATACGCAAATCAAGTTATCCAATTGTTACATGCTTCGTTACATGCATctcctagattagatcttggtggtTTATTCATTGTTgtataggaattttttgttttctatggtgTGAATCCttatagtggtatcagagccgattaTATGCGTAGATGCTTTGTACGATTAGAATAGTATGGAACATCGTGGGTAGATACTTTGTACGATTAGAATAGTATGGAACATCGTGGGCGTAGGATCTCCTTGCTTGCTATCTTTTAGTTCAATTCTCATTTGTGTGGTATAGCGGAATAAAAGCTGGCTCGGACCGACTTTACGCGTACCCTCATATCAGACTGGTCTCACAAGACACGTGGTTTTACACCATATATGTGATTTACAAGTGTTAGCCTCTTCTACTATAGTGAAAACGGAGTTGCACTAGAAAGTTGGGTAGATTCTCTTTGAAGATCTACACGGGGCTCATACATATGTGACGAAGCTAATGGATGATGGTTTGAGATAATTGTCATCTCACTCCGTCGAAAACCCCGGAGCAGTTAATAAGCAACTAGCGGATCCATGTTGTGGCATTGCATAAGTAGATGGACGATCTAGAGACGTTGCCCCTAGAAGCCGTGTAAAACCAACTAAGTAGATGAACGTCTAACTTGGTTTTGTAGGGGCGCCCGTGATGTGGTACCCATGCCTCTCGGATCGATCAAGAGacgaggtgggatgagtggagaacggcgtgctatcGCGAAACCTCGGTGACAGAAAGAGGAAAGTAACGGTACACGTTTAGTGATTCCCTTGGGATCAACGGCACAGtcatctatcttaatgctttggtATGTATGTATTTACTTAATAACTCTTGTTACTCGCGGTTGTGGGGACGATGGTGGATCAAGAGACTATTGTCACCTCTGGTTTTAGGGGAAAtattatttacggatgtgctgctcACAAATCTCTCATCACTATTTTATTTACATACATTTGTACTTcattatatgtatgcatagctgcaggagaatATTTGACCCTGGCCTATTTTAATCCATTGAAGAGAACACCAAACAAAGTAAACTGGAAAGGTCTAGTTAACGTAAGATAAAATCAACTATAGAGTCTTGTAGATGTTTCATTTACACCACTTTAGCAGTGCTTtcgaaggttcgattaaacctagaacTTCTAGAAAAAATCTTAcaatactacaatccataatccggatCGAATGTATCAGAGGGTCATTTCCTTCTTTTActcctctctcctccctctctctcgccTCCTGTCCTCGGTTTCTCCACACGCTGCttctctccccttctcctccaccGGCTCTGCCGGCCGCAGTGGAGGGGGAGAGAGGCATGGATCCCTCTCCTCTGTAAATCCCGTATGTAGTTGTAGGTTTAGTGTAGGGCTGAGTCTTTGTTTTCCTATATCGCATTTGGCGGTATGCCGGTCTCCTCAAATCCATCTCGGTCGCTCGCGAGCACCTCTACTTTTTATCCATGTTGGAGGTTGAAGAAGAGGTCTCGATCTGGTGATGGATTTGTCAATAAGCTCGGTGGAGCTCATTTTTCTCGTGTTCTTTCCCGATCTAGCCATAGAAGAAGGGCTAAGGGAGCGGGATCTGAAGCTCCAAGGGAAGTTCGTGAAGTTGCTCCTGTGTTTCCTCGGAGTTCATCAACTGCGGCCGTGTTTAGCTGTTGTTATCATGGGTCGATGAGGCGTCCACTCGCGCACTGGTGCAGATCATGCGTCTTTGCTTCTTCCTCCTGGCCGGCGAGCCTCATTGGAGGATCTTCGACTCCGACTCGGAGGCTCACACCTACTTCGCCCCAAGTGGGTTCGTCGGCGTCGAGATGGGTGCCCGAGCTTGGGAGTCTCAGCACAAGATTGGTGGAGCAGGACCAGAttgttcttttattttcctttgtaagatcctTTTCATAAAAAGTGAGGATCATGTTGTATTTTCTATTTACATTGGGTCCTTGATGTAATTTGTATGTCCACCGTTTTATGAATGCAGTTTCAGGGTCCTTGTGACCCTTATCTATTAAAAAAGTAAATCAAATTCAATGGCTACAGTTGAACTCAGCAATTTTTTGTGAGTGATCTATCATACTTTTGGCAATTCTACTCAATTTTTTCTTAGGTGGCGATTCTACTCGCATTAGAGAATCTCTAGCACAGGCCAAACCTGTAAAATAATCGTCAGTTTACGGGTTCAGTTTGGAAATCGGCGCAGATCAGTTACTGTAAACGGgatgaaaccaaaaaaaaaaattcaggctGAGCCCCCTATTTGCAGGGGTTGGAAGGTTGAACTGAAGGCTAAACTGTATTCCTAGTGGTGTTTTGGCGGGCTGAAACTTCAGCTCCAAATAGTGTAGTTCCGCGGGAGGATTACCGGAATAGACCAAAATTCGACAAAATCCGGCCGAAGGACAATCAAATTTCGGCGGGGTCCTGCGCGTTGCGAGCTCAGGGAAGGGAGAGCGAAAGCCGGCCGACCACGAGTTCGTCGGGCGCGGGCAGGGCGGCCCTGGAGGCGTCCGTGACGAGGCGGGGCGGGGTCGAGCTCGTCGGGGCGGGGCCGGGTGGGGCCGGGGCAGGGCGGGGCGCGACGGGCACGCGGAGATGGGGCGGGGCGtcgcgcggccggggcatggcGAGGCGTGGCGGCGTGGCCGGGGCAGGGCGTGGCGGGGCGGGGCCACGTGGGGCGACGGTTGCAAGTGGGAGCAAGCTCCAAAGGAAGTAGAAGATGTgaagggaaaaagaaagaaaaactgaCAAGTGGGTCTAGTGGCATATTTAGGAATACGTTTTTTTAGAGTTTTAATTTACGGGATCTGATCTGCGCCGGCATTTTTTTGACACATAAATAGGAGTTCAGTAGATTGAACTCGCGTTTTACACTTTACACGCTTTATGGCctgtgctagagatgctcttagagcatctctagccgtcttcccgacgaggcccccaggacgccttttttcatctggatggacgaaaacggcccagtcgtgccccccggctcctcgttttcgtccggattaggcctttcatccgtccggagagcccaggccatccctggccccccggggagcgctcggggactccggacgagagaaaagagCGGGAACCGTTTGGTGGCCGCGACCTGTCGACGACAATGGCCTGggtttctacggcaataccctcgtcttcccgatctgcggcaataccctcgtcttcccgatttaCGGTAATACCCTCGTCTtctcgatctacggcaataccctcgtcgaacgaaagttttgaacaaactcaagtggtgcaacatagacaaattatatataattcgaataaacataaaaattacatataaaaactttaaaacaaacttaaactacttcttcctagatggccccgcctcatcgtcgtggcggcgacgcttccggcccgtcacctcctcgtcggaggaagttgagtcctcctcgtcgtcgaaggtggtcgccggctgcgccttcgccttcgcccgggccgccgcgtcctcagactcttcctcctcatcctcctgctcctcctcctcctcggcctcttcctcggtctgctcctcggcctcttcgtcctcctcctcgtcgtcatcccattcgtcctcgctggtcggcggcggggaatcgtcgcggcTGGACGGTGCATcttgatcccaccaatggcgccatctagGCGGCTTACCCTCGCTgttggtgtccgatggccaagagagatcgctcatggttgacagaggatggtgaggagagaatagatgaatggcgtcggccgtcggaaaccgtatatgtaggtctctcgacgaagagagcggcggttgctattCCGCGGAGttcatgctccattacggcggttctcgcgtcGAGGCCACTTCGCGTCGAGGCTTTTGGGCTCGccagaccacttcgcggaccattacagcggttcaatgcgtcgagcgcactccgacggttgcccttcccgacgactgcaccgtcgctatgcacgcggtggatgCGCGTCAGaaggcgaccatgggctcgccgctgggaaaatgggcctccccaggacaaaaaaaatacatccatccggcgctaaatagcgccggatttcggcctggggagccccaacggctggggatgctcttagagcatctctaatagagcccgtaaatcccgccggaaccgaacttttccggcggatttacgggttcgggccgaaacgcGCGCCGATCAGTGACCAAAAACGTGGGCCGGTCCAAATACGGAGTTCAGGGGCCGGAGAAACTccccgcacggcccctattaaaagggatcgcagaggggagttcggttcgcaaaccctactcccctccgccgtctcCTCTCCCTCCGTCGCCGCCAGTAGTGCTCCAACGAGCAATCGATGCTTAGCCAGACACCAATCCTCCGCCCGCCACCGCGCGATGGCCTCCTGTGGAGGTTCGGAGGGCCGTGCCGCGGGATTAGGCGGCGGCGATTCACCGCCGCGTCCGCCCGTCTTCCGcaccgaggcggagcggcggaagtGGAAGCGGAGCGAGGGCGCGCGCCGGTGGACCAAAtgggggctcacgccccagggaagctcgcccgCTTTGGCAACCAGGCCGAGGGCTCCTCCTCCGGGCAGTCGAGCCGCGCACCGTGGCTGCCCGTGGTGGCGAGCTTCGAGGaggacgacctcgtccccgctcGTTCGCCAaccttctccgccggggactacgtccacggcagcgacgaggaggagcggTGATGGCGCAGACCTTCGCCATCAacgaggcggaggcgagggcgcgcttccgccgggaggaggccgacgccgtccgcTAGGTACGGgagtacgaggcggcccgccgggaggcccgcgtccgcaaggtcaagctcgaaatagtcgagcttgacaaggAGGACGGGTGAAGACTtcacgccgccgccgatctccgccagcaccggcaccgccgcgcgcgccATAGCTCGAAGTAGACAGCATTTTGCTCATTAGCTAGGTTAGGTTGCCGGTGTACCAGTAGTAATGTCAATTCCCCGCACTATGTAAGTATTGATGCTCAATCGAGGCATCTATTTCATCTGTaaactatgatcatcgcctaaAATTACCCGCGCCAATTCGAATTCCTGTTTTCAGTTCCATTTTACGGGTTCTATTTTTCGCCACTGCGAATTTCGTCAGAACTTGCGTTTTCCGTGAACTGAACTCACGTTTTTGGTTTGCGTTTT includes:
- the LOC124690116 gene encoding transcription factor bHLH95-like, translating into MAQDSDNNNHNAPPATSSDSMSPGKNDNGSDESKRSNHPVIVSSIDKGKSVIKIEGEDEGVRSKGKINTPHVIAAAKHGRSRGRHGDRELHIITERERRKRMSEMFTKLHGLLPTLPDKVDKSSIVMEAIHYIKSLEETLSELEKQKLEMQLAQGKIGTATNDGVSSSAVALALTDRGAPMPVALPVAGIGPTGAAPTPPITVGAVTAAPAPVGLQTWSGPNVVLSLSGNDAYISVCVARRRSVLPMVIAVLEKHNIDVVTSGISCDNARSMFTIHARIREASSRFGDNVPSEEIYKLAVSEIMVWLSV